In Plasmodium vivax chromosome 10, whole genome shotgun sequence, the sequence CTGTTCCTGGCAGTTGCCAGTACCGTGGTGaggaataaatttttctcttcttttccttcctacCATTTTGTGCCTTTAGCGCACAGGACAAGTGCACCGCTGCAAATGTGCAGTAGATATGCGCTACTTTTTCGCAGCTTTTTCTCGCCACAACATGGGCACAcccatatgtgcacatgagTACGCAGatacatgtacacacatgtatggctcgtctttttcttcccctaaTGAACAGACATCCGGCTTCAACTTCGACCAGGGGATAACacaaaagaaatatttggTCCTTCCAAGTATTCACCTTTTCCCCTTAAATGATCTACATCACCAAATGGGTTGACACGTTAATACCCCCCCTGATTTGCGTAAcccctttttccttcctctgcAGAATCGTATTTTGACTGCAAAAATTACAACGGTCAGTTGAAAATGGGGAGGCTATCTTCCATGCGATCTTTTCCGTCAACCATCagatgaaggagaaaattttaatcgCCTCTTATTCCTTCTTCCTAGTTATAAGTAAAAGGAGATCCTCCCTGAGCGTAAACCACGGAGAACAGGTTGGAACGAAAAAACTATTTCATCAAAGGAGTTACTCCTTCTTTGTGCATAAGATTATACATTCTATCTCTACTCACACGAATGTGCTAACACAACATGGTTCATTTTCAAACGAATTTGCTCACCCCGCCATCGCACCAGTACTGTGATGAAGACCCCTTCTGCAACTACTTCCTGTACAGTGGCCCAAAGCAAGAAATCCGACTTTGCTATGACAAAAAATTTGTCCTCAAAAGGCCCAGATATGACGAACTGTAACATAAAAAGAGAGCAACTTTTGAGAGAAAACAAGAAACTCCTTTGATGATAAGCTCATTTGGTTAGAAGCACACACCACATATGTGGACACCATCCCATGgacttccctcccccccttcaggTGGCTCACCAgcgtgaaggaaaaaatcttTGAGCAGTTCTCCCCCGCACTGGTAAACACACAAGGTATATGTAACCACAAGGTGGAgaaattttcctttcaaACCCTAAATGAGGCCatcaaaaaggcaaaggtaATTGAAGCCCAGGGCACGGACTGCCCAGCAAGGGGTGTTACAACTTCCCATTATACCAACCGCtcccacaaaaaaaaacctttcgcaggaaaaaatgcaaaacttTATGGTACTGAATTTTCAGCCTATTCTGAAGGGTGGTAACAAAATGGgtaagagaaagaaaaaaaaaaaaaaaaacggacagTGGATAGCGAACAATGGACAGCGACCCCTCGAATGGCACTCCGCTGCGATCACCATGCTAGACCACCTCTCACCACTTTTGCGCACCCCGGTTcatcccccctccccttttagaaaacaaaattgagggGTACTTCTGCGAAGTGATAGATTACTTCGTCGATCGGGAAAGCTACGTCGTGTTCGATTTTGCCAAGTTGGAAAATCCTCACCAGTCATGTCTCCGGACGAAGAAATGTGGAGCACGCGGATCGGTGATGAAGCACACAAATAGATGGAGTGGCCAACGGATCGAAAAGGCGCTCCATACGCTGCTTCATTTGGGAGGAAAAATGCCTCAACAGGGGGAGAAACATACTCACATACGTTGtaacacaaaaatgtgcaatttCGTCCCTCTTTTCTCTCACCGCAGATACAACCGGATGATAGCAAACACGAGGAGGGCGTGAACCCAGGAAATGTGGTAGAAGCTCACAAATTTTAACACttaagatatatttttttaatgtgcaTACGgttttgttcctcccccccaaatgggtgcATACATAGCGAATGCTGCATTTAATGCTTGAacacaggggggagaaaaaaaaaaagtttaaaaactTTTCAATGCATCCCATATGGTTAGTTAGCAGCAGATGAACAGGCTGCAAGGGGATGAAAATATGCTCTCCCATTTGTTTACTACATATGGCATGCTTATCCCTACCCCTATATGGGGTCAAAATGTGCCCATACCAATTGACGAacattttctacatttatATTGCGAATGACTCAACGGTTTTacatttcttcataaaagcATCCGAGTGATCATTTCAACTGGCTTAACGGGATAACTGTGTGTGAATGTGGCCGTTGAGAGCTGGAAGAGAAATGCGCCATTGCCCACCTGCGCAATTAGCTATTTAGAAGAGAGCCCTTTCCGGGTCCATCAAAGCGATTTATCTGTAAAATACTTAGCATGCAAAATAATACTGTCCGATTTGCACACGGGGATGATGAAAAACATTGCAACTAAATAGGAACCATCACCGTTGTGGTGTTCCGCATTTCTTTTCCAATTATGGCATAAATGGGTTAAAATCGGGCACAGATAAAGTGGGCGGAAAAAAGTTCGCTGCCACTTgggtttcatttttttgccttttccctcCACTGTGCCATCCCCGTTTACCTTATCCACTTGCTTAATTGGAAATGTCAAAGTATACAACCGTAtcgttaaaaatgaagaaaagggaacctctaaaaaacataaatcgCTTACTTCTGCTCCTtccacaggaaaaaaaaaaaaaaaaaacggaaaaggggggggaaatttccTCCTGCCTCCCCGCTGCTCAAGCCGCAAAAAGGATAGCACAACGCGGTTCGCATACGCTGCATATATGTGAATGGGAAAACAAGTGCCACCTTGTCGGTTGGTCAAGTTGGGTTAACTTCTATATGCCCTTTTcttattacaaaaaatggataatgcttgcaaaaatggtaaagCAAATTTGTTCCaatttttgaacaaaaaaatgataactcCATTTCGTCACTTTGTACTTTTGAtggaattcatttttttcctttacgaTGTTCACCAAGTTGTATGCGCTTTTTCCGAATGGcggaatttttaaattgtactAAGCGTGTGGCACCGAGCTGAAAAACCTCAGTATAATTTGCATAGGCTTTACAAAACgacacaaaaaagaaaaaaaaaaaaaaaatctgctcttttttttatcgccCTGCTTTTTACctgcatatttaaaaagctgcctttttttttttcccctttaaaataacattatgCTCACAAAAGAGTTGCTTAAAAATTGGAAACTCatctatttttataaaagcgATATATCGCTGCTTTATCTACTCACGTgagtaggaaaaaatacatatgttATAGTGCCATATTGCTTATGCGAAGTggggaaatatattttttttttttttgttctactTGAAGGTTTTGCTGCCACGGCTTGAACGGCAGAATCGAACGAACGTTAGAAGTTATTGCATtgtattgtatttttttgcattttgcttcgttttatttttatcccACGTTGTGGAGCGGCATAAGGGCACTTCCACTTTAGCAAACGCAGCCGGCAACGCTTGCAGTGCCCATTTTTAGAAGCCACTACCATCCATTCTGCTTACCTATGTAACTCCGCATCATCGCAACCGTGAACATACACGTGTGCTGTCATGGGGTTTATTTCTGCACCAATATGCTCTTGTGCGAATGAAGGAGTGGGCCCGCTCTACCAGCCTACTgcgtcctcttcttcctcctcttcttcttccgttTGAACGCACCGCCCCTTTTGTGGCTTTCTTGGCAAGCGTactaccccttttttatttttcctaaccGTTCATGTGAAGGGGCAACTTTTTACCTTGTCTGATCAGCCACCAGTTTTACGCGCCCCGTCAATATTTGTATCCTTCCACGAGGGCCCGTCTAACCATTCCCTAAACGCGACAGCcgaacaaaatggtgaagctAGGAAAAACGAGCAAGAGGCAACCCCTTAAGCAGAAATATGCCATCACAAAGAAAGTCGCGGCGCACAAGaagaagctaaaaaaaattattaaaaaaacgaaaatcCATAACAGGAGGAGCACTAAAAAATCTATGAAAATCCCagaatgtatttttaaaaaggagatcCTAACTAATATAAAGTTAATTTCTTcgaagaaaaggaacaaaagtAACGCTGATGATGACACATGCAAGGAAGTCAAGTTGGAGCAACACGATGACTGCACGCTGCAGAATATGATGTTTCAGTTGGACATTTCCTCGGAGGGGGTCTCTCACGGGGAACTAATCAACATTCCTTGCGGCGCACTTCTAAATGTCCCCGCGGATGGTAGCACTGTGGACGGTAGCACAACATGTGGAAGCGCACCTGTAGGAGAAGCCAACCCAGGCGTGACCCCCCTTTACAACTATTTCGATCTAAACTTCGCGGCAAAGATGCACTTGTTCGAAAAGGCGAAGGAAGAAAGGTACCCCTCACTGAACGAAAAGTACCTACACGTGGATAACCTCCTAGAAATCATACGAAATTGTGATGCCCTGTTTTACATCATCGACGTTAGGAACCCGCTAGTGTATCTAGAGGAAGATATTATAAGCTTCATCAAGctgtgcaaaaaggaagtcatcttaattttaaataaatgtgatTTGGTGGAGGTGCCTCTACTCCAGCAGTGGCTACATTTCTTTCGCAACTCATTTCTAACCATCCCGTTTATATGTTATGAGAGGCAAAATATGAGCTATTTAGTCGTAGGAGGAAATAATGCAGCCCCCAAATTGGCACCGAGCCGTTCAAATAATGTTCCAAAGGATAGTACCAACTATAAGGTAACTGTAAGGTCACTTTTGAAAAGCTTGTTTAACACGGATAGGAAAATTACCTACGGGGTGGTTGGACACACGTACACAGGAAGAATCAGCT encodes:
- a CDS encoding hypothetical protein, conserved (encoded by transcript PVX_079810A) gives rise to the protein MVKLGKTSKRQPLKQKYAITKKVAAHKKKLKKIIKKTKIHNRRSTKKSMKIPECIFKKEILTNIKLISSKKRNKSNADDDTCKEVKLEQHDDCTLQNMMFQLDISSEGVSHGELINIPCGALLNVPADGSTVDGSTTCGSAPVGEANPGVTPLYNYFDLNFAAKMHLFEKAKEERYPSLNEKYLHVDNLLEIIRNCDALFYIIDVRNPLVYLEEDIISFIKLCKKEVILILNKCDLVEVPLLQQWLHFFRNSFLTIPFICYERQNMSYLVVGGNNAAPKLAPSRSNNVPKDSTNYKVTVRSLLKSLFNTDRKITYGVVGHTYTGRISFTQSVLSAFGCSNRLNKTTVINLEENINLNTKCGIILRKDLQGIGLIKRLHVLSNKERLTFLSQFLLNLTGKNLLKMVSLINMEEIAYEYRSHFGKNRDKLEKLEKKKEIINLILLKDPKEEPENKNINFKNMTKLYNKLFLNKIAYYVIPKTKLTLSPERTSDSVGHFSSAALDVYPKIDDFVFSQERKFGDFIIIKSDQMRCQP
- a CDS encoding hypothetical protein, conserved (encoded by transcript PVX_079805A; Apicoplast targeted protein. Curated by Stuart Ralph, Walter and Eliza Hall Institute of Medical Research, Australia.), producing MCKLRIFPLSVHSIGISTLHTLTCFAFSLLPTLSFPCSPFPPFFQFTLFVMLKMGCAIRGIRYLCLFLAVASTVTSGFNFDQGITQKKYLVLPKSYFDCKNYNVISKRRSSLSVNHGEQYCDEDPFCNYFLYSGPKQEIRLCYDKKFVLKRPRYDELWLTSVKEKIFEQFSPALVNTQGICNHKVEKFSFQTLNEAIKKAKEKMQNFMVLNFQPILKGGNKMENKIEGYFCEVIDYFVDRESYVVFDFAKLENPHQSCLRTKKCGARGSIQPDDSKHEEGVNPGNVVEAHKF